GTAGATGTCGTAGAGTAGCTTGAAGTGCTCGGAGCCGACCTTTTCGCAGAGCTGCACACCCCACGGGGTGGTGTCACATTGGTAGTCGATGTGGTTCACCTTGGAGTTGAGCAACTCCATGCAAAGCGTGACGCCGTGCTGGCGGGCGATGGGTTCGATAAGGGCGAGACCCTCGGCGCAGATTTCAAGGCCCTCGGCGGCGGAGAGACCGCGACGATTGCCGGAGAACACGATCATGTTGCGCTGGCCGGCGTCGGCCATGGCCGGGATTTTTTCGGCCATAAAGGCGCGGATGGCCTCGTGGTTGGCGCGATCATTGAGACCGTTGGTGATGCCGCCAGGGACGCCCCAAACCATTGCGCAATCGAGTCCGCGAGCGGCGAGAATCGGTAGCTCTTCCACGGATACGAGTTCGACGGAGTGGAGGCCGGCGTCCTTGCCGCGGTCGCACAGTTCTTCCAGCGACAGGTCCTTGTAGCACCAGCGGCAGGCGGAGTGCTTGTAGCGTCCTTTGGGCTCGTCGGGCAGGTCGTGGGCGAGGGCGCGCGTGCCGGTGAGGGCAGCGGAGGCGGCGGCGAGGGCTGAGCCGGTGGCAAGGTTTTTCAAGGCGGAGCGGCGGGTCATGGGGCTGGGGTAGTGCACGGCCGGACGTTGCTCAGGCCATCGGGCCGAGGCCAGTAAGAAACAAGGCGCACCCGGATAGGGTGCGCCTTGGAAGGTGTTTTCGGATCGGCGAGAGGTTGGCCGAATCAGCTACCGGACAAGGTCGAGATGAGGAAGCCGGCGGCGACCGCGGTGCCGATGACGCCAGCGACGTTGGGTCCCATGGCGTGCATCATCAGGTAGTTGCCCGGATCGGCGCGTTGACCTTCCACGTGGGAGACGCGGGCGGCCATGGGCACGGCGGACACACCGGCGGAACCGATGAGCGGGTTGATCGGGGTCTTGCTGACCATGTTCATCAGCTTGGCCATCAACACGCCGGTGGCGGTCGAGACACAGAAGGCGATGACGCCGAGCACGATGATCTTCAGGGTCGCCGGAGCGAGGAAGCTGTCGGCTCGCATGGTGATACCGACGCTGGTGCCGAGGAAGATCGTCAGCACGTTGATGATCTCGTTCTGGGCGGCCTTCACGAGGCGCTCG
This portion of the Actomonas aquatica genome encodes:
- a CDS encoding hydroxypyruvate isomerase family protein, with the translated sequence MTRRSALKNLATGSALAAASAALTGTRALAHDLPDEPKGRYKHSACRWCYKDLSLEELCDRGKDAGLHSVELVSVEELPILAARGLDCAMVWGVPGGITNGLNDRANHEAIRAFMAEKIPAMADAGQRNMIVFSGNRRGLSAAEGLEICAEGLALIEPIARQHGVTLCMELLNSKVNHIDYQCDTTPWGVQLCEKVGSEHFKLLYDIYHMQIMEGDLIRTIRDHGQWIAHYHTGGNPGRHELDGAFQEIHYPAVMRAIAESGYTGYVGQEFVPTEADPIAPLARAIKLCTV